The DNA window TAAAATCACCAAAGCTGATGCAAAAAAAGCATTAGATGCTTTCATTACAGCTACAACAAAAGCCCTCAAAAAAGGTGATCGCGTAGCTTTAGTAGGTTTTGGTACTTTCGGTGTTACAAAACGTAGCGCTCGTAAAGGTCGCAATCCACAAACAGGAAAAGAAATTAACATTCCTGCTAAAAAAGTGGTACGATTCAGACCAGGTAGCGAATTAAGTGG is part of the Bacteroidales bacterium genome and encodes:
- a CDS encoding HU family DNA-binding protein, with the protein product MNKAQLIDAIAGEAKITKADAKKALDAFITATTKALKKGDRVALVGFGTFGVTKRSARKGRNPQTGKEINIPAKKVVRFRPGSELSGTIK